The Lebetimonas natsushimae genomic sequence TTTGATTGATTACGGGCAGGCCGATTTATTGATAGGGCTTGACCGGGACGAGGCAATTTTAAATTTACCTTATCTAAAAAAGGGTGGTGATTTGGTTGTAAATGCATCTGATTTTCCAAAACTTGAAGCAAACGAATATATTGTAGATGCAAACCAACTGGCAGAAGATGGACTTTTTGATGCCAAGGGGCTTAATGTGTTTATGCTGGGGACTGTTTTAAAAAATGTTAAAAATTTTCCTTTCAGTGTAGAAGAGATAAAAGAGGCGATAAAAGAGATAAATCCTAAATTTGCTAAATCTAATTTTGAAATTTTGGAAAAAGCTTTAAATTATGAAAGAAATTAAACTTTTTTTCAGTGAAAATGCCGAATTTGGAAAAAATATAGGAATTGAGCTGATTGATGTGAAATACGGATATGCCAAAGCAAAAATGAAAGTTACAAAATTTCATTTAAACCTTGCTGGTGTTTGTCACGGAGGGGCCATTTTTACTTTAGCTGATTTTTCTTTTGCAGTTGCAAGTAACTCTTTTGGAAAAATAGCTTTGGCTATTGATACAAGTATATCTTTTATAAATGCGGCAAAAGAGGGTGATGAACTGATAGCTGAGGCAAAGCTTATAGGCGAATCCAACAGACTTGGGACATATGAGGTTAAAATTACCGATAAAAATAAAGTGGTTGCGTTTTTTAAAGGCACAGTTTATAAAACCAAAAAAGATTTAAAGGAGATGGAATGATTTACAATAAAATAGAAAGTGCAAGCAGGGAAGAAATTGAAAAAGTACAGCTTAAAAGATTAAAAGAAGTTGTAAACAGGGTTTATCATTTAAGTCCGTTTTACAGAAAAAAATTTGATGAATTAAATATAACTCCTGATGATATTAAATCACTTGATGATATAAAAAAGCTGCCGTTTACTAAAAAACAGGATTTGAGGGATAATTATCCGTTTGGGCTTTTTACAGTGCCTATGAGCGAAGTTGTAAGAATCCATTCATCTTCTGGGACTACAGGAAAGCCTACGGTTGTAGGATATACAGCACATGATATGGAAGTGTGGAATGAAGTAATGATTAGATGTTATTATATGGCTGATGTAACAAGTAAAGATATAGTTCATAATGCTTATGGATACGGACTTTTTACAGGTGGACTTGGATTTCACGAAGCTGCCCAGAAATTAGGTGCTGCAATCGTACCTGCAAGCGGTGGGTTTACTCAAAGACAGTTAATGCTAATGAGAGATTTTGGAGCTACAATTCTATGTGCAACTCCTAGTTTTGCTCTGCATCTTGCAGAAGAAGCAAAAAAAGAAGGTCCTGAATTTAGAAAAAATTATAAACTTAGAGCTGGATTTTTTGGAGCGGAACCTACAAGTAAGGGACTAAGGGAAGAAGTTGCAAGAGCATGGGATATAGAATATTATGAAGTATATGGGCTTAGTGAAATTATAGGACCGGGAGTAAGCTGCAGTTGTAATAAAGGTGAGGGACTTCATATAAATGAAGACCATTTTTATCCAGAAATTATAGACCCAAAAACAGGAGAAGTGTTGCCTGAAGGGGAAGAAGGGGAACTTGTTTTAACAACCCTTACAAAACAGGCGCTTCCTATTATCAGATACAGAACTGGGGATATTACAAGATTGCTGAGAGTTCCTTGTGCATGCGGTAGAACATTTGTAAGAATGGAGAGTGTAAGGGGTAGGGCAGATGATATGCTTATAGTAAACGGAGTAAATGTATTCCCGTCTCAGGTAGAACATGTAATTGCAAATACAGAGGGAGTCAGTCTTAATTATCAGATAGTCGTAGATAAAAAAGGATATCTTGACAAACTTGAAATTATGGTTGAGGTTGATGATAACATTATGTTTGATGATGTTGCAAAACTTGAAAAAATAAAAAAAGAACTACAAAACGCATTATTAAACAACTTATATATAAACGCAGTTGTTCATCTGGTAGAACCAAAAAGTATAGAAAGAAGTATGGGAAAAGCTAAAAGAATAGTGGATAAAAGGAAATAAAATGAAACAGATTTCTGTATTTTTGGAAAGAAAAAAAGGAAGATTAAAAGAAATAACTCAATCTTTGGCAAAAGAAGGTGTAAATATTAAAGCAATAACACTGGTAGAATCAAGTGAATTTGGAATTTTGAGGATGTTGACTGAAGATATTGCAAAAGCATGTGAAGCAATAGAAAAAAACGGTTTTTCATTGACGCTCAGTGACATATTGGTTGTTGAAGTTGATGATGAAATTGGAGCGTTTAATAAAATTGTTTCCGTACTGAGTGAAAACGATATAGATATAAATTACTGTTATACAGTAAATTCAGATAAAAAAGGAGCTTTTGCATTTAAAGTGTCTGATTTGAATAGAGCTAAAAATCTGTTAAAAGGATTTAGAGTTTATTAAATTTTTAATTTCTTCGAATTTTTTCTTTAAATCCTTTTTTTTTGCTTTTATTTCAAAATCTCCGGCTTCTTTTAAAAAAAATTTAGTTTCTTTTGGAGGTTTTGGAATTTTTTTATATTTATACATTGTAACAATTTTTTTGGGATTTATATTTAAACACTGATTTGCACTGTGGAATGATTTTATAATTGAAAAAATAATGTTTTTATTATAAAAAATTTCCTGCCTCAAAGCTGGATGTGATACGTTTATATACAAAATGTCGCCTTTTAAAAGACATGATGTAATATATTTATTGTATTTACGGGGCATTAGTGCTATAATTTTTTTTAAACAACGTTTCTCTTGTAATTTATTGTTATAAGGATTTAATATATGATTAAGTATCTCTTGTGCTGTTTTCATATTATAATTATATCCATTTTTTTGGGATGTGGTTATAAGGCGGACCCTGTA encodes the following:
- a CDS encoding amino acid-binding protein, translating into MKQISVFLERKKGRLKEITQSLAKEGVNIKAITLVESSEFGILRMLTEDIAKACEAIEKNGFSLTLSDILVVEVDDEIGAFNKIVSVLSENDIDINYCYTVNSDKKGAFAFKVSDLNRAKNLLKGFRVY
- a CDS encoding phenylacetate--CoA ligase family protein; translated protein: MIYNKIESASREEIEKVQLKRLKEVVNRVYHLSPFYRKKFDELNITPDDIKSLDDIKKLPFTKKQDLRDNYPFGLFTVPMSEVVRIHSSSGTTGKPTVVGYTAHDMEVWNEVMIRCYYMADVTSKDIVHNAYGYGLFTGGLGFHEAAQKLGAAIVPASGGFTQRQLMLMRDFGATILCATPSFALHLAEEAKKEGPEFRKNYKLRAGFFGAEPTSKGLREEVARAWDIEYYEVYGLSEIIGPGVSCSCNKGEGLHINEDHFYPEIIDPKTGEVLPEGEEGELVLTTLTKQALPIIRYRTGDITRLLRVPCACGRTFVRMESVRGRADDMLIVNGVNVFPSQVEHVIANTEGVSLNYQIVVDKKGYLDKLEIMVEVDDNIMFDDVAKLEKIKKELQNALLNNLYINAVVHLVEPKSIERSMGKAKRIVDKRK
- a CDS encoding PaaI family thioesterase; protein product: MKEIKLFFSENAEFGKNIGIELIDVKYGYAKAKMKVTKFHLNLAGVCHGGAIFTLADFSFAVASNSFGKIALAIDTSISFINAAKEGDELIAEAKLIGESNRLGTYEVKITDKNKVVAFFKGTVYKTKKDLKEME
- a CDS encoding DciA family protein, with the protein product MKTAQEILNHILNPYNNKLQEKRCLKKIIALMPRKYNKYITSCLLKGDILYINVSHPALRQEIFYNKNIIFSIIKSFHSANQCLNINPKKIVTMYKYKKIPKPPKETKFFLKEAGDFEIKAKKKDLKKKFEEIKNLINSKSF
- a CDS encoding 2-oxoacid:acceptor oxidoreductase family protein, producing the protein MKYQILIAGFGGQGVVFLVKVLSICAAKKGYKFLGTENHGMSQRGGSVSSHIKIGNFYNPLIDYGQADLLIGLDRDEAILNLPYLKKGGDLVVNASDFPKLEANEYIVDANQLAEDGLFDAKGLNVFMLGTVLKNVKNFPFSVEEIKEAIKEINPKFAKSNFEILEKALNYERN